The following coding sequences are from one Merismopedia glauca CCAP 1448/3 window:
- a CDS encoding BPSL0067 family protein, whose translation MLESLKQARQALTLSGILLGTVLVSPHQATATVLQIAPDNLERIHLETAGWQTLSTRFKYLPWSGCEDGKFCGKDLVAPFKRSYKGNYTKLADAQGYYWGECVSLVKALSKNTARTQQWRPAMSLVRAIKEGKIEVGTAIATFPGGRYRGHAAFYAGADISPDGNIEGVWLYDQNWIPNKVLFHKIDGSGSGAGNFKNYSVIRVPENSFLSSKTRQQRQVAKPTRELQRIKTPSRFNDGLDNISDDLE comes from the coding sequence ATGCTAGAATCTCTAAAACAGGCAAGGCAAGCCCTAACTTTATCAGGAATATTATTGGGTACAGTGTTAGTTAGCCCTCACCAGGCAACAGCTACAGTCTTGCAAATTGCACCAGATAATCTCGAAAGAATTCATTTAGAAACGGCCGGTTGGCAAACCTTAAGTACCAGATTTAAATACTTACCTTGGTCGGGATGTGAAGACGGTAAGTTCTGTGGAAAAGATTTAGTTGCACCCTTCAAAAGGTCTTATAAAGGGAATTATACTAAGTTAGCTGATGCTCAAGGCTATTATTGGGGAGAGTGCGTCAGCTTAGTCAAAGCTTTGTCAAAAAACACCGCTAGAACTCAACAGTGGCGACCAGCCATGAGTTTAGTCAGAGCGATTAAAGAAGGTAAAATTGAAGTAGGAACTGCGATCGCCACATTTCCTGGTGGTAGATATCGGGGACACGCCGCCTTCTATGCAGGTGCCGATATTTCTCCAGATGGTAATATCGAAGGCGTATGGCTCTACGACCAAAACTGGATTCCGAACAAAGTTCTGTTCCACAAAATCGATGGTTCAGGTTCGGGAGCCGGAAATTTCAAGAATTATTCCGTAATTAGAGTTCCAGAAAACTCTTTTCTCAGCAGCAAAACTCGTCAGCAGCGTCAGGTAGCCAAGCCAACTAGGGAACTTCAAAGAATCAAAACTCCTAGTCGATTCAATGATGGTTTAGACAACATCTCAGACGATCTGGAGTAA
- a CDS encoding aminotransferase class V-fold PLP-dependent enzyme has product MNIAPQSLELHRKQFPALGNKTYFNYGGQGPLPQAALEAIQEAYAYIQRDGPFSEKVNYWVMDEEKRLEAVIAQELGVSPTTLTLTENVTIGCNIPLWGTMWEPGDHLLISDCEHQGIIATIQELQRRFGIEVSVCPLMETLNQGNPAEVVQKYLQPNTKMVVLSHVFWNTGQVLPLKEIVTVCRQAKTHKPVRILVDAAQSVGMLPLDLTDLEVDFYAFTGHKWWCGPEGVGGLYVRPEAIDGSDGGEPLHPTLIGWRGILTNSVNQPTGWQSGATRYEVATSARPLYAGLRAAIAVHQRLGTAEARYQRILDLSAYLWEKLRKIPGITCLSTSPPQSGLVSFQLANSQHLQLVRWLENRGFCLRTLLDPSCVRACVHYFTLESEIDELAVNIAIFNQ; this is encoded by the coding sequence GTGAATATTGCCCCCCAGTCACTCGAACTCCATAGGAAACAGTTTCCAGCTTTAGGGAACAAAACCTATTTCAATTATGGGGGGCAAGGGCCTCTACCACAAGCGGCTTTAGAAGCAATTCAGGAAGCTTACGCCTACATTCAAAGAGATGGACCTTTTTCCGAAAAGGTGAATTATTGGGTAATGGATGAAGAGAAACGCCTTGAGGCAGTTATAGCTCAAGAACTGGGTGTTTCTCCCACTACCCTCACCTTAACGGAAAATGTGACTATAGGTTGTAATATCCCTCTGTGGGGGACAATGTGGGAACCAGGTGACCATTTACTGATTTCGGATTGCGAACATCAAGGCATTATCGCCACCATCCAAGAATTGCAGCGTCGGTTTGGGATTGAAGTTTCTGTATGTCCTTTGATGGAGACTTTGAATCAAGGTAATCCGGCTGAAGTGGTGCAGAAGTATCTGCAACCCAACACTAAAATGGTGGTGTTAAGTCATGTATTTTGGAATACAGGGCAGGTTTTACCTTTAAAAGAGATTGTCACAGTTTGTCGGCAAGCAAAGACTCATAAACCTGTCAGAATCCTGGTTGATGCTGCTCAATCAGTTGGGATGCTACCTTTAGATTTAACCGACCTAGAAGTTGATTTTTACGCCTTTACAGGTCATAAATGGTGGTGTGGACCGGAAGGTGTAGGCGGTTTGTATGTGCGTCCCGAAGCTATTGATGGTAGCGATGGTGGAGAACCATTACACCCGACTTTGATTGGTTGGCGAGGTATTCTCACTAATTCTGTGAATCAACCCACAGGATGGCAATCTGGTGCGACTAGATATGAGGTGGCAACCTCTGCTAGACCACTGTATGCTGGATTAAGGGCTGCGATCGCCGTTCATCAAAGATTGGGTACTGCTGAAGCGCGATATCAACGCATCCTAGATCTGAGTGCGTATCTGTGGGAAAAGTTGAGAAAGATCCCAGGTATCACTTGCTTATCTACCTCCCCTCCACAATCCGGTTTAGTTTCCTTTCAACTAGCTAATTCTCAACACTTACAGCTAGTCAGATGGTTGGAAAACCGAGGTTTTTGTTTGCGTACTCTCCTCGATCCCAGTTGCGTTCGCGCTTGCGTGCATTACTTCACCTTAGAATCAGAAATCGACGAATTAGCAGTTAATATTGCGATATTTAACCAGTAA
- the hemL gene encoding glutamate-1-semialdehyde 2,1-aminomutase → MISTPTLKTTKSQEIFTAAQKLMPGGVSSPVRAFKSVGGQPIVFDRVKGAYVWDIDENQYIDYVGTWGPAICGHAHPEVIAALHSALEKGTSFGAPCVLENVLAEMVIDAVPSIEMVRFVNSGTEACMSVLRLMRAFTGREKLIKFEGCYHGHADMFLVKAGSGVATLGLPDSPGVPKATTTATLTAPYNDLEAVKALFAENPDQIAGVILEPVVGNAGFIPPDAGFLEGLRELTQENGALLVFDEVMTGFRIAYGGAQAKFGITPDLTTLGKVIGGGLPVGAYGGRKDIMSMVAPAGPMYQAGTLSGNPLAMTAGIKTLELLGKPGAYEQLDKITKKLSEGLLQIAKETGHAACGGQISGMFGLFFTEGPVHNYEDAKKSDLNKFSRFHRGMLEKGIYLAPSQFEAGFTSLAHTEADIDQTLAAAREVMSSL, encoded by the coding sequence TTGATTAGTACACCAACTTTGAAAACAACTAAATCGCAAGAAATTTTTACAGCCGCGCAGAAACTCATGCCAGGAGGCGTTAGTTCTCCAGTGCGTGCCTTCAAATCTGTAGGCGGACAACCTATTGTATTCGATCGCGTCAAGGGCGCTTATGTTTGGGATATCGATGAAAATCAGTATATTGATTATGTCGGTACTTGGGGGCCAGCTATTTGTGGTCATGCCCATCCAGAAGTCATTGCGGCTTTACATTCAGCTTTAGAAAAAGGAACGAGTTTTGGCGCACCTTGCGTTTTAGAGAATGTGTTGGCAGAAATGGTGATTGATGCCGTTCCTAGTATTGAAATGGTGCGGTTTGTCAATTCTGGTACTGAAGCTTGTATGTCTGTTCTGCGCTTGATGCGTGCCTTCACTGGGAGAGAAAAACTGATCAAGTTTGAAGGCTGCTATCACGGTCATGCTGATATGTTCTTAGTTAAAGCTGGTTCTGGAGTAGCTACTTTAGGTTTACCAGATTCTCCTGGAGTGCCCAAAGCGACTACTACTGCTACTTTAACGGCTCCTTACAACGATTTGGAAGCTGTAAAAGCTCTATTTGCCGAAAATCCCGACCAGATTGCCGGAGTCATCCTGGAACCAGTAGTCGGTAATGCAGGGTTTATTCCCCCCGATGCTGGCTTTTTAGAAGGATTAAGGGAACTAACGCAAGAAAATGGCGCTTTGCTAGTCTTTGATGAAGTAATGACAGGCTTCCGCATTGCTTATGGTGGCGCTCAAGCAAAATTTGGCATAACACCCGATTTAACCACTTTAGGGAAGGTAATTGGTGGTGGTTTACCCGTAGGTGCTTATGGTGGACGCAAAGATATTATGTCGATGGTTGCTCCCGCAGGGCCAATGTATCAAGCTGGAACTCTTTCTGGTAACCCATTAGCCATGACAGCCGGAATTAAAACCCTAGAATTGCTAGGGAAACCAGGCGCTTACGAACAGCTAGATAAAATCACCAAAAAACTATCTGAGGGATTATTACAAATAGCAAAAGAAACTGGTCATGCTGCCTGTGGCGGTCAAATTAGCGGAATGTTTGGCTTATTCTTCACCGAAGGTCCCGTTCATAACTATGAAGATGCCAAGAAGTCGGATCTGAATAAATTTAGCCGCTTCCACAGAGGGATGTTAGAAAAAGGGATATATCTAGCACCTTCTCAATTTGAAGCTGGATTTACCTCTTTAGCGCATACAGAAGCAGATATCGACCAAACTTTGGCAGCAGCGCGGGAAGTAATGTCAAGTTTGTAG
- a CDS encoding ubiquinol-cytochrome c reductase iron-sulfur subunit, giving the protein MQRREFCQWFGVGCLASYFPIALAACSPNEPTSTTAQNSSATPRSDGFTSVGAVSQLDSGEGQILNKQAAKQPVLVVRSPEDSKKLLAVNPTCPHKQCTVAWQGDIKSFVCPCHNSRFAADGKVTNGPATQPLPKYEAKIEGNAVLVKVS; this is encoded by the coding sequence ATGCAACGCCGTGAATTTTGCCAATGGTTTGGCGTGGGTTGTCTGGCGAGTTACTTTCCGATAGCTTTGGCTGCTTGTTCACCAAATGAGCCAACCTCTACCACAGCACAGAACTCTAGTGCTACCCCTCGAAGCGATGGATTTACCTCCGTCGGTGCAGTTTCTCAATTAGATAGCGGTGAGGGGCAAATATTAAATAAACAGGCAGCTAAACAACCAGTTTTAGTGGTTCGCAGTCCAGAGGATAGTAAAAAATTGCTGGCAGTTAATCCAACTTGTCCTCACAAGCAGTGTACTGTAGCTTGGCAAGGAGATATTAAATCCTTTGTTTGCCCTTGTCACAATTCTAGATTTGCGGCTGATGGCAAAGTAACTAATGGCCCTGCTACTCAACCTTTACCCAAATACGAAGCTAAGATTGAAGGTAACGCAGTATTAGTCAAAGTTTCTTAA
- a CDS encoding EAL domain-containing protein: MPLFQRFSEKCGIKGYRSYISLAHSLNLEVIAEGVETLEQLTILRELKCQYAQGYFFAKPLDSKATEVLIATKPQW, translated from the coding sequence ATGCCTCTCTTTCAGAGATTTTCTGAGAAATGCGGGATAAAGGGATACCGATCTTATATCAGTTTGGCACACAGCTTAAATCTGGAGGTGATTGCAGAAGGTGTAGAAACATTGGAACAACTAACCATTCTGAGAGAACTTAAGTGTCAGTATGCCCAAGGATACTTTTTTGCCAAACCTCTAGATAGTAAAGCTACAGAGGTGCTAATTGCCACTAAACCACAGTGGTAA
- a CDS encoding bifunctional serine/threonine-protein kinase/formylglycine-generating enzyme family protein: MSYCLKPNCQKPQNPPESLFCLNCGSKLILRERYRALKVIGQGGFGKTFLAVDRDKPSKPRCVIKQFYPQAQGTDNAQKAAELFEREAVRLDDLGKHPQIPELLAHFTQDTHQYLVQQFIDGQNLAQILEKEGILKEAQIRHLLNSLLPVLQFIHDRDVIHRDIKPENIIQKNNGELVLVDFGAAKYATGTALIKTGTVIGTAEYIAPEQSRGKAVFTSDLYSLGVTCIHLLTGVSPFDLFDVGEDCWVWRQFLVDNPVNDDLGVILDNLIKNAANHRYKSGQEVIKILNDQPVKINRYSNFVPTNFEVLSTPVKKNYKKKRIQNSFSVSVFASPLQIFNFEVVRLNNTGEIIDKCARQAEFFAEHLGGEISLEMVAIPGGTFMMGSPDNEEERNDNESPQHQVTIAPFCMGKYPVTQEQFEAVMNYNPSRLKFHPNNDLFAGIFGIFVGNNSSRFQGNSQKKSVENVSWHEANEFCRKLSEKTGKNYRLPSEAEWEYAARAGTITPFHFGKTVTTEVANYKGIDWHYNGKTYIGSYGNAPKGSFREQTTEVGSFPPNAFGLYDIHGNIWEWCIDFWHENYNGAPSDGSVWESGGDSNSRTLRGGSWGLNPGNCRSALRYCLNPDNRSDSYGFRVVADV, translated from the coding sequence ATGAGTTATTGCCTCAAGCCTAACTGCCAAAAACCCCAAAACCCACCAGAAAGCCTATTTTGCCTCAACTGTGGCTCAAAACTAATTCTAAGAGAACGTTACCGTGCCCTCAAAGTAATTGGACAAGGTGGATTTGGTAAAACCTTCTTGGCAGTGGATCGAGATAAACCGTCCAAGCCACGGTGCGTCATTAAACAATTTTATCCCCAAGCCCAAGGCACAGACAACGCCCAAAAAGCAGCCGAACTATTCGAGCGAGAAGCAGTGCGTTTAGATGATTTAGGCAAACATCCACAGATACCCGAACTATTAGCCCATTTTACCCAAGATACTCACCAGTATTTAGTACAGCAATTCATTGATGGACAAAACCTAGCTCAAATTTTAGAGAAGGAAGGTATTTTAAAAGAAGCCCAAATACGTCATTTATTAAACAGTTTATTACCAGTTTTACAGTTCATTCACGATCGTGATGTAATTCATCGAGATATTAAACCAGAAAACATTATTCAAAAAAATAACGGTGAGTTAGTTCTAGTCGATTTTGGCGCAGCAAAATATGCCACTGGAACCGCTTTGATTAAAACTGGAACTGTAATAGGAACTGCTGAATATATTGCCCCAGAACAAAGTAGAGGGAAAGCAGTTTTTACCAGTGACTTATATAGTTTGGGCGTGACTTGTATTCATTTACTCACCGGAGTTTCACCGTTCGACTTATTTGATGTAGGTGAAGATTGTTGGGTGTGGCGACAGTTTTTAGTTGATAATCCAGTCAATGATGATCTCGGTGTAATTCTCGATAATTTGATTAAAAATGCAGCTAATCATCGCTATAAATCGGGTCAAGAAGTGATTAAAATCTTAAACGATCAACCAGTTAAAATTAATCGTTATTCTAATTTTGTTCCAACTAATTTTGAAGTTTTATCTACACCAGTAAAAAAAAACTATAAGAAAAAAAGGATTCAAAACAGCTTCTCAGTTAGCGTTTTTGCTTCTCCGCTACAAATTTTCAACTTTGAAGTAGTCAGATTAAATAATACAGGAGAAATAATTGACAAATGCGCTCGGCAAGCTGAATTTTTTGCGGAGCATTTAGGTGGTGAAATAAGTTTAGAAATGGTAGCTATTCCTGGTGGCACATTTATGATGGGTTCACCTGACAATGAGGAAGAAAGAAATGATAATGAAAGTCCACAACACCAAGTCACTATAGCCCCATTTTGCATGGGTAAATATCCAGTGACTCAAGAACAATTTGAAGCAGTAATGAATTATAATCCATCGCGTTTAAAATTCCATCCCAATAACGATCTGTTTGCCGGAATTTTTGGGATTTTTGTGGGTAATAATTCATCACGGTTTCAAGGTAATAGTCAGAAAAAATCAGTAGAAAATGTTTCTTGGCATGAAGCTAATGAGTTTTGTCGAAAACTATCCGAAAAAACTGGCAAAAACTATCGATTACCTAGTGAAGCAGAATGGGAATATGCCGCTCGTGCAGGAACAATAACACCCTTCCATTTTGGGAAAACTGTTACTACTGAGGTAGCTAATTATAAGGGTATAGATTGGCACTATAACGGCAAAACTTACATCGGTTCTTATGGCAATGCTCCCAAAGGATCGTTTAGAGAACAAACTACAGAAGTCGGAAGTTTTCCACCAAATGCTTTTGGACTTTATGATATTCATGGCAACATTTGGGAATGGTGCATCGATTTTTGGCATGAAAATTACAATGGTGCGCCTTCGGATGGTAGTGTTTGGGAATCTGGAGGAGATTCTAACTCCCGTACTCTACGAGGCGGTTCTTGGGGCTTGAATCCAGGTAATTGTCGTAGCGCACTTCGCTACTGTCTCAATCCTGACAACCGCTCCGACAGCTACGGTTTTCGCGTAGTCGCTGATGTTTGA
- a CDS encoding ATP-dependent 6-phosphofructokinase translates to MGEHKRIGILTSGGDCAGLNPVIRAVVRRAVRGYNWEVLGICRSTLGLMADPPEVLHLAVDDIDRLLTMGGTILGTTNKGDPFAFPMPDGSLRDRSEDIIAGYHKLGLDALIGIGGDGSLAILRRICQQGNLNLVGIPKTIDNDVAITERSIGFDTAVNIATEALDRLHFTAASHNRVMILEVMGRDAGHIALNAGIAGGANIILIPEIPYSLDNVCAKIRERQAKGKHFCVVIISEAVCDQEGELIQYTDRFGQCRFGGVGEYLAEKIAVATGAETRVTVLGHIQRGGIPSPLDRLVASAFGVAAVDLIANEQYDKVVTWQNRQVVPIPISEAIGQYGAVNPQGTLIKTARGLSICLGD, encoded by the coding sequence ATGGGAGAACATAAGCGGATTGGGATTCTGACTAGTGGAGGTGACTGCGCTGGCTTAAATCCAGTAATTAGGGCTGTAGTACGACGGGCTGTCAGGGGTTATAATTGGGAAGTATTGGGCATTTGTCGCTCTACATTAGGGTTGATGGCAGATCCTCCCGAAGTACTCCATTTAGCAGTGGATGATATAGATCGATTGTTGACTATGGGAGGGACGATTTTAGGCACTACCAATAAAGGCGATCCTTTTGCTTTTCCCATGCCTGATGGTAGCTTGCGCGATCGCTCTGAAGATATTATTGCTGGATATCATAAATTAGGTCTAGATGCCCTGATTGGCATTGGTGGGGATGGTAGCTTAGCTATTTTGCGCCGGATCTGTCAGCAAGGGAACCTCAATCTCGTCGGAATTCCCAAAACGATTGATAATGACGTAGCCATTACCGAACGTTCCATTGGATTCGATACGGCAGTCAATATTGCGACGGAAGCTCTAGATCGGCTGCACTTTACTGCTGCTAGTCACAATCGAGTTATGATTTTGGAAGTAATGGGTCGAGATGCCGGACATATTGCCTTAAATGCCGGAATTGCAGGTGGAGCTAATATAATCTTGATCCCTGAAATTCCCTACAGTTTGGATAACGTTTGCGCCAAAATTAGAGAGCGTCAGGCTAAAGGGAAACACTTCTGCGTCGTAATTATTTCTGAAGCTGTTTGCGATCAAGAAGGAGAATTAATTCAGTATACAGACAGATTTGGACAATGCCGTTTCGGAGGAGTAGGGGAATATTTAGCCGAAAAAATTGCCGTAGCTACTGGTGCTGAAACTAGAGTTACAGTCTTAGGGCATATTCAGCGAGGGGGGATTCCTTCGCCTTTAGATCGGTTAGTAGCTTCAGCTTTCGGGGTAGCAGCCGTCGATTTAATTGCTAATGAGCAGTACGATAAAGTGGTAACTTGGCAAAACCGTCAGGTAGTCCCGATCCCAATTAGCGAGGCGATAGGACAATACGGGGCGGTGAATCCTCAAGGTACTTTGATCAAAACGGCTAGAGGCTTAAGTATCTGTTTGGGAGACTAG
- a CDS encoding element excision factor XisH family protein translates to MPQCRNKSNKITSNLNLWLRLKLGQFIPYQIVLEELEPSRVLYLAIPVCSRLPFSF, encoded by the coding sequence GTGCCCCAATGTCGCAATAAATCTAACAAAATAACTTCCAACCTAAATTTGTGGTTAAGACTGAAATTAGGACAATTTATTCCTTATCAAATAGTGCTAGAAGAGTTGGAGCCAAGTAGAGTTTTATATTTAGCAATTCCTGTATGTAGTAGGCTTCCATTCTCCTTCTAA
- a CDS encoding helix-turn-helix domain-containing protein, whose translation MTIALDKAIYARLLGEVQPKVIETEAENEFYLAEVEKLMALGENLTLEQEHLLRLLVTLIEEFESQHYQLRSATPHEILNELVSDRQLKQKDLIPVFGSQGIASEVLHGKRAISKSQAKALGAFFHVSPALFFDL comes from the coding sequence ATGACTATTGCTTTAGATAAAGCTATCTATGCTCGCCTTCTCGGAGAAGTACAGCCAAAAGTTATTGAAACAGAAGCAGAAAATGAGTTTTACTTAGCCGAAGTTGAAAAACTGATGGCGTTGGGAGAAAATCTCACTTTAGAACAAGAGCATTTGTTGCGCCTATTAGTTACGCTAATTGAAGAATTTGAAAGCCAACACTACCAACTCAGATCGGCAACCCCTCATGAGATATTGAATGAGTTGGTTAGCGATCGCCAGCTTAAACAAAAAGACTTGATACCTGTATTCGGTTCTCAAGGGATAGCTTCAGAAGTTTTGCATGGTAAGCGCGCCATCAGCAAATCTCAAGCAAAAGCACTAGGGGCGTTTTTTCATGTCTCCCCAGCACTATTTTTCGATCTTTGA